The following coding sequences lie in one Babylonia areolata isolate BAREFJ2019XMU chromosome 7, ASM4173473v1, whole genome shotgun sequence genomic window:
- the LOC143284182 gene encoding uncharacterized protein LOC143284182 — protein MNDVHAAKDDGKGHRMTLTRKLLLCAQLGGTEAIINFQQIYTVPILQTLGMPLSLTYLPGLVSGPSSILLLPFLGWLLDRGHNPQRRKFASIVFAAGVQTLGMLCLLLANAMHLGYLMDYSGAAVRMETGGSGSPSNHSVSSHSSASNLSVSEFVKMNASGGQDVNSFVFADDPEGANSFTVNGSSLQAYDTGSVNVPLKAGLGMLGVILMDLGFDCSNCFVKAFLVTCSARAEHTSLLVVGVVVGAVGGVTNAALGLVDFTSLLGLDGVEGARLTIQTSAQGLLIILVIVLGLVITFITGHKQLRQLHQNESGRSSVNLHENRSGTDCAGKPRDNRKNGTLSTKRCETNTTSFHDRFSSTPESVQTGNRPAVENSIRSSERGSLYVDPSVIMEEEIYPSSLAEDRRPLLKDDNVDDEEEEMEGDWAMTASVGYGATDCATRRQGVKVPAETGREDAGSLRSEEGSRVWQGRLSCVQRPKARIALMCVVTFFTADCVLKYAAALSDFVGKGVYGGSPVSEPGSDSLNRYQEGMKTASRALMLYFATYLVSSILHPRLLACLGFRAEFLLLQSLMAATMLVTALTSRLEAVFLLCVVSGVQRTCFYTMPYAVTNDIAQSIDIKGEGRNPVALALSLVAASMPLSYCLLFSWAGAVEELTGDVSAPLWMGSASGALGIVAFLFVGKV, from the exons ATGAACGACGTCCACGCCGCAAAGGATGACGGGAAAGGTCACCGGATGACTTTGACCCGGAAGTTGCTGCTGTGTGCGCAGCTGGGTGGAACGGAAGCGATAATCAACTTCCAGCAGATCTACACTGTGCCT atcCTGCAGACCCTGGGGATGCCACTGAGCCTGACGTACCTCCCGGGCCTGGTTTCCggtccctcctccatcctcctcctccccttcctcggCTGGCTCCTCGACAGGGGACACAACCCTCAACGCCGGAAGTTCGCCTCCATAGTGTTCGCCGCTGGTGTGCAAACCCTTGGAATGCTGTGTCTACTCTTGGCGAACGCAATGCACCTGGGGTACCTGATGGATTACAGCGGTGCTGCCGTCCGCATGGAGACTGGTGGCTCTGGGAGTCCGTCGAACCATTCAGTTTCGTCCCACTCTTCTGCCAGTAACTTGTCTGTCAGCGAATTTGTGAAGATGAATGCGAGTGGCGGGCAAGACGTGAACAGTTTTGTCTTCGCAGATGATCCAGAAGGAGCAAACTCTTTCACGGTGAATGGTTCGTCACTTCAAGCGTATGATACTGGGAGTGTGAAT GTGCCTTTAAAGGCTGGGCTGGGGATGTTGGGGGTCATCCTCATGGATCTGGGCTTCGATTGTTCCAACTGCTTCGTCAAAGCCTTTCTGGTCACGTGCAGCGCACGCGCAGAGCATACTTCcctgctggtggtgggggtggttgtcggggcggtggggggagtgACCAACGCTGCTCTTGGCCTGGTAGACTTCACGTCACTTCTGGGGCTGGACGGTGTTGAGGG AGCCAGACTGACCATACAGACCAGTGCTCAGGGTCTGCTCATCATTCTCGTCATCGTTCTCGGACtggtcatcaccttcatcactgGCCACAAACAACTCCGCCAACTTCACCAAAACGAGTCTGGAAGAAGCTCCGTGAACCTCCACGAGAATCGGTCTGGAACAGACTGTGCGGGAAAACCCCGCGACAACCGAAAAAACGGCACACTTTCGACGAAACGGTGCGAAACCAACACCACTTCTTTCCACGATCGTTTCAGTTCAACGCCGGAAAGCGTGCAGACTGGGAACCGCCCAGCTGTCGAGAACAGCATCCGATCTTCGGAAAGAGGCAGTCTGTATGTGGACCCTTCTGTCATTATGGAGGAGGAGATTTATCCCTCGTCCTTGGCTGAAGATCGCCGTCCTCTCCTGAAAGACGACAATGTggacgacgaagaagaggagatggaaggAGACTGGGCGATGACAGCTTCTGTTGGATACGGTGCCACAGACTGTGCCACCAGACGCCAGGGCGTGAAGGTACCCGCTGAAACGGGCCGTGAGGATGCTGGCAGTTTGAGGTCCGAGGAAGGAAGCAGGGTGTGGCAAGGACGTCTGTCTTGTGTGCAGCGCCCTAAAGCTCGGATCGCGCTGATGTGCGTTGTCACCTTCTTTACCGCCGACTGTGTTCTCAAGTACGCGGCCGCTTTGTCCGATTTCGTGGGAAAAGGAGTGTACGGTGGGAGCCCCGTGTCGGAGCCTGGGTCCGACAGTTTGAACAG ATACCAGGAAGGAATGAAGACAGCCTCCCGGGCTCTCATGCTCTATTTCGCCACATACCTCGTCAGCAGCATCCTTCATCCAAGACTCCTGGCCTGTCTGG GTTTCCGCGCGGAGTTCCTGTTGCTACAGTCGCTGATGGCGGCGACCATGCTGGTGACGGCCTTGACCTCCAGGCTGGAGGCTGTCTTCTTACTGTGCGTGGTGTCTGGCGTGCAGCGCACGTGCTTCTACACCATGCCCTATGCCGTCACCAACGACATTGCTCAGAGCATA GATATCAAAGGCGAGGGCAGGAACCCTGTGGCTTTGGCCCTGTCCCTGGTGGCAGCCAGCATGCCCCTGTCCTACTGCCTGCTGTTCTCCTGGGCGGGCGCCGTGGAGGAACTCACCGGAGACGTCTCTGCCCCGCTGTGGATGGGAAGCGCTTCTGGCGCCCTGGGCATCGTCGCCTTTCTCTTTGTTGGCAaagtgtag